In Paenibacillus ihbetae, the following are encoded in one genomic region:
- a CDS encoding FecCD family ABC transporter permease: protein MTKPTQRSIPFSVKLIAGLIAFAAMFVIAMVFGAAETSIKDVWLALATKAEGEKLSVLRDIRLPREIAAILVGSALAVSGAIMQGLTRNPLADPGLLGLTSGANAALAFTMAFIPAANYFGIMVACFIGAAVGTIMVFGIGAMRKGSFSPLQMVLAGSAVSAFLYAIAEGIGIYFKISKDISMWTAGGVIGTSWGQLQTIFPFILVGILIAILLSRQLTILSLSEEVATGLGQNIAVIKFVLFVVIILLAGTSVALVGNLAFLGLMVPHIVRGIVGTDYRHVIPMSATAGAVFMLFADTVGRTLNAPYETPVAALIAVMGLPFFLFIVRKGGRGMA from the coding sequence ATGACTAAGCCTACTCAGCGATCCATCCCTTTCTCCGTCAAGCTTATTGCCGGTCTCATCGCCTTTGCGGCCATGTTCGTCATTGCGATGGTATTCGGAGCGGCGGAGACCAGCATTAAGGACGTGTGGCTCGCCTTGGCCACGAAGGCCGAAGGCGAGAAATTGTCCGTCCTGAGAGATATCCGTCTCCCCCGCGAGATTGCAGCCATCCTGGTCGGATCCGCGCTGGCGGTTTCCGGCGCGATCATGCAGGGCCTTACGCGCAACCCGCTGGCGGATCCGGGCCTCTTGGGCCTCACCAGCGGCGCCAATGCGGCGCTCGCATTCACGATGGCCTTTATCCCTGCGGCCAATTATTTCGGCATTATGGTGGCCTGCTTTATCGGGGCGGCCGTGGGAACCATCATGGTGTTCGGCATCGGCGCGATGCGCAAAGGCAGCTTCTCGCCGCTCCAGATGGTGCTTGCAGGCTCCGCGGTTTCGGCCTTTCTGTACGCCATCGCCGAAGGGATCGGGATCTATTTTAAAATATCGAAGGATATCTCCATGTGGACCGCAGGCGGCGTCATCGGAACGTCTTGGGGGCAGCTTCAGACGATCTTCCCGTTCATTCTGGTCGGAATCCTGATTGCGATCCTCTTGTCGAGACAGCTGACCATTCTCAGCCTGAGCGAAGAGGTGGCGACCGGGCTCGGACAAAATATCGCGGTCATCAAATTCGTCCTATTCGTGGTCATTATACTGCTGGCGGGCACATCCGTGGCCCTGGTGGGCAATCTTGCCTTCCTCGGCTTAATGGTGCCCCATATCGTCCGGGGGATCGTCGGCACCGATTATCGCCATGTTATCCCGATGTCGGCTACGGCCGGTGCGGTGTTCATGCTGTTTGCCGATACCGTTGGCCGGACGCTGAATGCCCCGTACGAGACACCGGTGGCCGCGCTGATTGCGGTCATGGGCCTGCCCTTCTTCCTGTTTATCGTGCGTAAAGGAGGGCGAGGAATGGCATGA
- a CDS encoding ABC transporter ATP-binding protein: MIRLCTDRLTVGYGENVILDRLNVDIPDKKITTIIGPNGCGKSTLLKAMTRIIPYQSGAAIIDGQEIARINTKELAKKLAILPQTPEGPGGLTVGELVSYGRYPHQRGFGRLTKQDMEVIDWALSVTGTQDYKYRSVDALSGGQRQRVWIAMALAQETEMIFLDEPTTYLDMAHQLEILELLEQLNVMQERTIVMVLHDLNQAARFADYIIAMKDGSVIQAGDPENVISREVLKKVFNIDAEIGRDPRTGKPLCITYNLLRGEQEHEPELEAKPELEEADHPVYRAAVHS; encoded by the coding sequence ATGATTCGTCTTTGTACAGATCGATTAACGGTCGGTTACGGCGAGAACGTCATATTAGACCGGCTGAATGTCGATATCCCTGATAAAAAAATTACGACGATCATCGGTCCGAACGGCTGCGGCAAATCCACGCTGCTGAAGGCGATGACGCGCATTATCCCGTATCAATCCGGGGCGGCCATTATCGATGGTCAGGAAATTGCCCGCATCAATACAAAGGAGCTGGCCAAGAAGCTGGCCATTCTCCCCCAAACCCCGGAGGGGCCGGGCGGATTGACGGTAGGTGAGCTGGTGTCCTATGGACGCTATCCCCATCAGCGAGGGTTCGGACGTTTAACGAAGCAGGATATGGAGGTTATTGACTGGGCGCTTTCCGTCACCGGAACCCAGGATTATAAATATCGCTCCGTGGATGCCTTGTCCGGCGGCCAGCGGCAGCGGGTATGGATCGCGATGGCACTCGCTCAAGAGACCGAGATGATCTTCCTCGACGAACCGACCACCTACCTGGATATGGCTCACCAGCTTGAGATTCTGGAGCTGCTTGAGCAGCTGAACGTCATGCAGGAGCGCACCATTGTAATGGTACTCCATGATCTGAACCAAGCGGCCAGATTCGCCGATTACATCATCGCTATGAAGGACGGAAGCGTTATTCAGGCCGGTGATCCCGAGAACGTTATTTCGCGCGAGGTGCTGAAGAAGGTATTTAACATTGATGCGGAGATCGGACGTGACCCCCGCACCGGCAAACCGTTATGCATCACATACAATCTATTAAGAGGAGAGCAAGAACATGAACCCGAATTGGAAGCAAAGCCTGAACTTGAGGAAGCTGATCATCCCGTTTATCGCGCTGCTGTTCATTCTTAG
- a CDS encoding TetR/AcrR family transcriptional regulator: protein MPRKTDRRQIRTNQLLRKTLFELMQEKSVNAITVTDITSRADINRGTFYLHYRDVPDMLEKLKEEVIAEIRSIVLEIDPRDTRIYAEKGEPYPPSIQIFEVLIKHGDFIKAVLGPNGDMSFVRQFRQFMTENMYDKQAFRMAAQNSRIPSDYLIAYMTSANIGLVIHWIESGMNLSAEEMGALMTQLINYGPLITSGIVSKA from the coding sequence TTGCCTAGAAAAACGGACCGCAGGCAGATTCGCACGAATCAGCTGCTGCGCAAAACGTTGTTTGAGCTTATGCAGGAGAAGTCCGTTAACGCCATCACCGTGACGGACATAACGAGCCGCGCGGATATTAACCGGGGGACGTTCTATCTTCACTACAGGGACGTGCCGGACATGCTTGAGAAGTTGAAGGAAGAAGTGATTGCGGAGATCCGTAGCATCGTCCTGGAAATCGACCCGAGGGATACCAGGATTTATGCGGAGAAAGGCGAGCCATATCCGCCCTCCATTCAAATATTCGAGGTGCTCATCAAACACGGCGACTTTATCAAAGCCGTCCTCGGGCCTAACGGGGATATGTCTTTCGTGCGTCAATTCCGGCAGTTCATGACCGAGAATATGTACGACAAGCAGGCCTTTCGAATGGCAGCACAGAATAGCCGGATTCCAAGCGACTATCTGATTGCCTACATGACCTCGGCCAATATCGGGCTGGTCATCCACTGGATCGAGTCGGGGATGAATCTGTCCGCAGAAGAGATGGGCGCTCTGATGACGCAGCTGATTAATTACGGGCCGCTGATCACATCCGGCATCGTAAGCAAGGCATAA
- a CDS encoding YhgE/Pip domain-containing protein — protein sequence MVFFKQKMLWIGALAVLLALTVFGVAMMGSIVGAKPKSLPVALVVLDQPAALPNGETLAVGEKMKGMLEQNTQLPVRWEIVASEAEAREGMDAQQYYGALVLPENLSSGMLTLQSPAPNPAVIHILVNEGMNAQASAVVKQMLGQVLKMAGSQLSMQALDMIGSRTEVLPVATAQALLTPFVVQEEMLHPVGANHASGNAPGLLTQILWIGCLIISLSLFQALQRTTADGSTRGIAILLQGASGLLLVGLASGFLVWMASSWYGMELANGGGVWLMLWLAGSAFFLLQSTLLNWMGLPAMGILVLLMFFSMPLLNMAPEFLPQATQDWLYSWTPLRFAASALRDVMYFDGSASATANHTVLWAIAGGFLVLLLASMVKKGRRSDKGKSVAAS from the coding sequence ATGGTTTTTTTTAAGCAAAAAATGCTATGGATTGGCGCTTTGGCAGTCCTTCTGGCGTTGACGGTTTTCGGCGTTGCCATGATGGGCTCGATCGTAGGCGCAAAGCCAAAATCTCTGCCAGTGGCGCTGGTCGTGCTGGATCAGCCTGCAGCGCTTCCGAACGGGGAGACGCTTGCTGTGGGTGAGAAGATGAAGGGAATGCTGGAGCAAAACACGCAGCTGCCCGTTCGGTGGGAGATCGTAGCTTCGGAGGCGGAAGCTAGGGAAGGGATGGATGCACAGCAATATTACGGAGCGTTGGTGCTTCCGGAGAATCTCAGCTCAGGCATGCTGACCCTTCAGTCTCCGGCTCCCAACCCGGCTGTCATTCACATACTGGTAAACGAGGGGATGAATGCCCAAGCGTCCGCCGTGGTCAAGCAAATGCTTGGGCAGGTGCTCAAGATGGCGGGGTCGCAGCTATCCATGCAGGCGTTGGACATGATCGGTTCCCGGACGGAGGTGCTGCCAGTGGCAACGGCTCAAGCGCTGCTAACCCCATTTGTGGTTCAAGAGGAGATGCTCCACCCGGTCGGAGCTAATCACGCAAGCGGCAATGCGCCGGGACTGCTGACGCAAATTCTATGGATCGGCTGCCTGATTATTAGCTTGTCCTTGTTCCAGGCGCTGCAGAGAACGACAGCTGATGGCAGCACCAGGGGAATTGCCATCTTGCTGCAAGGGGCTTCCGGTCTGCTGTTGGTTGGTCTGGCCTCCGGTTTCCTGGTGTGGATGGCTTCCTCCTGGTACGGCATGGAGCTTGCGAACGGGGGCGGCGTTTGGCTGATGCTGTGGCTGGCCGGGTCTGCCTTTTTCCTCCTGCAGTCCACTCTGCTTAACTGGATGGGACTTCCGGCTATGGGGATCCTGGTGCTCCTGATGTTCTTCTCGATGCCGCTTCTCAATATGGCGCCGGAGTTTCTGCCGCAGGCCACGCAGGATTGGTTGTACTCGTGGACCCCTCTTCGGTTTGCCGCATCGGCGCTCCGGGATGTCATGTATTTTGACGGATCGGCATCCGCAACGGCAAATCATACGGTACTATGGGCTATCGCCGGCGGTTTCTTGGTATTGCTCTTAGCTTCGATGGTGAAGAAGGGGAGACGCTCGGATAAAGGAAAGTCGGTTGCGGCATCGTAA
- a CDS encoding NAD(P)/FAD-dependent oxidoreductase produces the protein MAGNEIFDVTVIGGGPAGLYSAFYSGLRGMKTKIIEYQPVLGGKVHVYPEKMIWDVGGQTPITGAKLIEQMVQQGLTFSPEVLLNEKVESISRNEEGIFELHTANSGTHLSRTVIVAVGGGILNPQKLQIEGAERFEVSNLNYTVKSLQHFKDKTVIISGGGNSAIDWANELEPVAKKVYLAYRKEELSGHEAQVDQLLNSSASCFFHTQITKLIASENHETIERVELTNTKTGEINVIEVDEVIINHGYERDISLLENSRLGIERVDDYYIAGNGHCQSSVPGLYAAGDILHYDGKLHLIAGAFQDAANAVNSAKRFIEPEAHRSAMVSSHNEVFKERNRELVKQMIK, from the coding sequence GTGGCAGGGAACGAAATTTTTGATGTGACGGTTATTGGCGGCGGGCCGGCTGGCTTATATTCGGCTTTCTACAGCGGGCTTCGCGGAATGAAGACCAAGATTATTGAATATCAGCCGGTACTGGGCGGGAAGGTTCACGTCTATCCGGAAAAAATGATATGGGATGTCGGAGGCCAGACTCCGATTACCGGCGCCAAGCTGATCGAGCAGATGGTTCAGCAGGGCCTGACCTTCAGTCCGGAAGTGCTGCTGAATGAGAAGGTGGAATCCATTTCCCGTAACGAGGAAGGAATCTTCGAATTACATACCGCGAATTCCGGCACCCACCTCTCGAGAACGGTCATCGTTGCCGTTGGCGGGGGCATTCTCAATCCGCAGAAGCTGCAGATTGAAGGAGCCGAGCGGTTCGAGGTGTCGAACCTCAACTATACCGTCAAATCGCTGCAGCATTTCAAGGATAAGACCGTGATTATATCCGGCGGCGGCAACTCCGCCATCGACTGGGCGAATGAACTCGAGCCGGTCGCGAAGAAGGTATACCTGGCATACCGGAAGGAAGAGCTGAGCGGCCACGAGGCCCAGGTCGATCAGCTGCTGAACAGCTCGGCCAGCTGCTTCTTCCATACGCAGATTACGAAGCTGATCGCTTCGGAGAACCACGAGACCATCGAGCGGGTGGAGCTCACGAACACCAAGACCGGTGAGATAAACGTCATTGAGGTCGACGAGGTCATTATCAACCACGGCTATGAACGCGACATTTCCCTGCTTGAGAACAGCAGGCTTGGGATCGAACGCGTGGACGATTATTATATTGCCGGGAACGGACACTGCCAATCCTCCGTGCCCGGACTGTATGCCGCAGGGGATATCCTGCATTACGACGGGAAGCTGCATCTGATTGCCGGCGCGTTCCAGGATGCGGCCAATGCGGTCAACAGCGCCAAGCGCTTTATCGAGCCGGAAGCGCACCGCAGCGCGATGGTATCGTCGCATAACGAGGTGTTCAAGGAGCGCAACCGCGAGCTCGTGAAGCAGATGATTAAATAG
- a CDS encoding iron-hydroxamate ABC transporter substrate-binding protein, whose translation MRKLIIPFIALLFILSACSSQPKETGSNGSGAAAPEAPAANDKDSASGTITYQSENGPVEVPANPQRVIVLSTFAGDLIHLGVNMVGVDSWSKLNPAFADKLKDAEEVSDENLEKIIELNPDLIIGLSTIKNVDKLKEIAPTVTFTYGKVDYLTQHLEIGKLVNKEKEAQAWINDFKQRAEKAGEEIRAKIGEDATVSVIESFEKQLYVYGNNWGRGTEILYQAMKLKMPEKVKETALKEGYYAISTEVLPEFAGDYIILSKFNDADTSFQQTDTYKQIPAVKSGRVFEADGNRIYFNDATTLEYQLEFITEHFLGKK comes from the coding sequence TTGAGGAAGCTGATCATCCCGTTTATCGCGCTGCTGTTCATTCTTAGCGCTTGCAGCAGCCAGCCGAAGGAGACCGGAAGCAACGGAAGTGGAGCCGCTGCGCCGGAAGCCCCAGCAGCCAATGACAAAGACAGTGCCTCCGGCACGATTACATACCAGTCCGAGAACGGACCGGTCGAGGTACCCGCAAATCCGCAGCGTGTTATCGTGCTTTCCACCTTTGCCGGGGACCTGATCCATCTTGGCGTCAATATGGTCGGCGTCGATTCCTGGTCCAAGTTAAATCCAGCGTTTGCCGACAAGCTTAAGGATGCCGAAGAGGTATCCGATGAGAATCTGGAGAAGATCATTGAACTGAACCCGGATCTCATTATCGGACTATCGACGATCAAGAACGTCGATAAATTGAAAGAAATCGCTCCTACCGTTACGTTCACGTACGGCAAAGTCGATTACCTTACCCAGCATCTTGAAATCGGCAAGCTCGTGAATAAAGAGAAGGAAGCCCAAGCCTGGATCAACGATTTTAAACAGCGTGCTGAGAAGGCCGGTGAAGAAATTCGCGCCAAGATCGGTGAGGACGCGACCGTATCCGTAATCGAAAGCTTCGAGAAGCAGCTCTATGTATACGGAAACAACTGGGGCCGCGGGACTGAGATTTTGTATCAGGCCATGAAGCTGAAGATGCCTGAGAAAGTAAAGGAAACCGCGCTGAAGGAAGGCTACTACGCCATTTCGACCGAGGTGCTGCCGGAATTTGCCGGCGACTATATCATTCTCAGTAAGTTCAACGATGCGGATACCTCCTTCCAGCAAACCGATACGTATAAGCAGATCCCTGCCGTCAAGAGCGGCCGCGTATTCGAAGCGGACGGGAACCGGATCTATTTCAACGATGCAACCACACTCGAATACCAGCTTGAGTTTATTACCGAGCATTTCTTGGGCAAGAAGTAA